A genome region from Crossiella equi includes the following:
- a CDS encoding Uma2 family endonuclease: MSRVLEVEAVSVAIEHPIGPYTVEEWLALPPSVDGSNVELILGYLHVTPPPHGSHQWASTNLLVLLRTALRAAGKDDLYVVHGVGVELSTAWRTALIPDLVVLNVRPDAVSFSPDELELVVEIWSPGHNRAERETKLAAYAGAGVPHVWTVERNKLGALAVAALRLDNGRYTVDTEINSGETKTITAAPVPVEVSPSDLAV, from the coding sequence ATGAGTCGAGTCTTGGAGGTGGAGGCGGTGTCCGTTGCTATCGAGCACCCCATCGGCCCCTACACGGTTGAGGAATGGCTGGCCCTACCCCCTTCGGTGGACGGGTCGAACGTCGAGCTGATCTTGGGATACCTGCACGTGACACCACCGCCGCACGGCTCGCACCAGTGGGCCTCGACGAATCTGCTCGTCCTTCTGCGCACCGCGCTGCGCGCTGCGGGCAAAGACGACCTGTACGTCGTCCACGGAGTCGGCGTCGAACTCAGCACGGCCTGGCGCACGGCTCTGATCCCCGACCTCGTCGTGCTCAACGTCCGGCCCGACGCGGTGAGCTTCAGCCCGGACGAGCTCGAGCTGGTCGTGGAGATCTGGTCTCCGGGCCACAACCGGGCCGAACGGGAGACGAAGCTCGCCGCCTACGCGGGCGCGGGCGTTCCCCACGTCTGGACCGTCGAGCGGAACAAGCTGGGGGCGCTGGCCGTCGCCGCCCTGCGCCTCGACAACGGCCGCTACACCGTCGACACCGAGATCAACTCCGGCGAGACGAAGACGATCACCGCCGCCCCCGTCCCGGTCGAGGTCTCCCCGTCCGACCTGGCCGTCTAG
- a CDS encoding TIGR03086 family metal-binding protein gives MTEAVLARHAEALDLFGGLVHEVRGTRWEAPTPCADWTVRDLVNHLTAEQLWVPDLVTERRATTDLGEAHAGDVLGEEPAATWDEAAEGARAAFNAPDALDGTVTLSYGESATHDYCAEMTLDAVVHSWDLARALGADDTLPPALVSFALAWVEPQAQVLAASSYFGEPVEVAEDADDQTRLLALLGRSRDWPSGTS, from the coding sequence GTGACCGAAGCGGTGCTGGCACGCCACGCCGAGGCCCTGGACCTGTTCGGCGGCCTGGTGCACGAGGTGCGGGGCACGCGGTGGGAGGCACCGACCCCGTGCGCGGACTGGACCGTCCGCGACCTGGTCAACCACCTGACCGCGGAGCAGCTCTGGGTACCCGACCTGGTCACCGAACGCCGGGCCACGACCGACCTGGGTGAGGCCCACGCGGGCGATGTCCTGGGCGAGGAACCGGCCGCGACCTGGGACGAGGCGGCCGAGGGCGCGCGGGCGGCCTTCAACGCCCCGGACGCCCTGGACGGCACGGTGACCCTGTCCTACGGCGAGAGCGCGACCCACGACTACTGCGCCGAGATGACCCTGGACGCGGTCGTGCACAGCTGGGACCTCGCCCGGGCCCTGGGCGCCGACGACACGCTGCCACCGGCACTGGTGTCCTTCGCGCTGGCCTGGGTGGAGCCGCAGGCGCAGGTGCTGGCGGCGAGCTCGTACTTCGGCGAACCGGTCGAGGTGGCCGAGGACGCCGACGACCAGACCCGGCTGCTGGCCCTGCTGGGGCGGAGCCGGGACTGGCCGTCGGGGACGAGCTAG
- a CDS encoding M14 family zinc carboxypeptidase has product MAAALATSALLLFQQTGAPAPEPAAQANSTQAEQRQAMYVYRVVDGVKDSEKLLNVGSDVLEQRDGDDLFVLGNAEEAQRLKEAGFSTKVESVMAPAPWTPPKAHNNSEPLGVNDINETYYGGYRTVRAQHSHLDKVLADYPALATGVTYGQSWRKSTGKPNGYDLRAICLTKKAAGDCALNTSAPKPRFFLMAQIHAREITTGDMAWRWIDHLTQNYGKDAEVTKLMDTTEMWVVPITNPDGVDIVQQGGNSPRLQRKNANNTNGSCGTGGTVGIDLNRNANVHYGESGTSTNPCAETYRGPRAESETELTSLQKLFTQLYPDKRATGDTAPADKDTKGLMITFHSYTNGIIFPWSHRSNALTGNDASLRRMAKDMAGITGYTYGTAPQVVGYAASGGTEDWLYDKLGVPGFTFEIGPSSGTCGGFLPPYSCQTSTFWPKIKPALMYAAKQAAAPYAS; this is encoded by the coding sequence GTGGCCGCGGCCCTGGCGACCAGTGCCCTGCTGCTGTTCCAACAGACCGGCGCCCCCGCGCCGGAGCCCGCCGCCCAGGCCAACAGCACCCAGGCCGAGCAGCGCCAGGCGATGTACGTCTACCGCGTCGTCGACGGTGTGAAGGACTCGGAGAAGCTGCTCAACGTCGGCTCCGACGTGCTTGAGCAGCGCGACGGCGACGACCTGTTCGTGCTCGGCAACGCCGAGGAGGCGCAGCGCCTCAAGGAGGCCGGGTTCAGCACCAAGGTGGAGTCGGTCATGGCGCCCGCGCCGTGGACCCCGCCCAAGGCGCACAACAACAGCGAACCACTGGGCGTCAACGACATCAACGAGACCTACTACGGCGGCTACCGCACCGTCCGGGCGCAGCACTCGCACCTGGACAAGGTCCTCGCCGACTACCCCGCGCTCGCGACCGGCGTGACCTACGGCCAGTCCTGGCGCAAGAGCACGGGCAAGCCCAACGGCTACGACCTGCGCGCGATCTGCCTGACCAAGAAGGCCGCCGGGGACTGCGCGCTCAACACCAGCGCCCCGAAGCCGCGCTTCTTCCTGATGGCCCAGATCCACGCCCGCGAGATCACCACCGGTGACATGGCGTGGCGCTGGATCGACCACCTCACGCAGAACTACGGCAAGGACGCCGAAGTCACCAAGCTCATGGACACCACCGAGATGTGGGTCGTCCCGATCACCAACCCGGACGGTGTGGACATCGTCCAGCAGGGCGGCAACTCGCCGCGCCTGCAGCGCAAGAACGCCAACAACACCAACGGTTCCTGCGGCACCGGCGGCACGGTCGGCATCGACCTCAACCGCAACGCCAACGTGCACTACGGCGAGTCCGGCACCTCGACCAACCCCTGTGCCGAGACCTACCGCGGCCCGCGCGCGGAGTCCGAGACCGAGCTGACCTCGCTGCAGAAGCTGTTCACCCAGCTCTACCCGGACAAGCGCGCCACTGGTGACACCGCCCCGGCGGACAAGGACACCAAGGGCCTGATGATCACCTTCCACAGCTACACCAACGGGATCATCTTCCCCTGGTCGCACCGCTCCAACGCCCTGACCGGCAACGACGCCAGCCTGCGCCGCATGGCCAAGGACATGGCGGGCATCACCGGCTACACCTACGGCACCGCGCCGCAGGTCGTCGGCTACGCCGCCTCCGGCGGTACCGAGGACTGGCTCTACGACAAGCTCGGCGTGCCCGGTTTCACCTTCGAGATCGGCCCGTCCAGCGGCACCTGCGGTGGCTTCCTGCCGCCGTACTCCTGCCAGACCAGCACCTTCTGGCCGAAGATCAAGCCGGCGCTGATGTATGCGGCGAAGCAGGCCGCCGCCCCGTACGCGAGCTGA
- a CDS encoding saccharopine dehydrogenase family protein: protein MTWMVYGANGYTGRMVAELAVRRGERPVLAGRAADRVVPLAERLGLEHRVFGLEGSLGEHLAGIDTVAHCAGPFSATALPMVRACLAAGAHYLDITGEISVFEDLALLSRDAERAGAVLLPGAGFDVVPTDCLAAMLAADLPGATHLELAFTGMAGASPGTLKTMVESLGQGGKARINGELRTVSPAWRTRWVDFPHGRRQVVSIPWGDVSTAYRSTGIPNIACYADLGMPPLLFRAQQLFTPVLGLPPVRAALTALASRVPGPTEQARAKASTQVWGRVVDAEGRAVTRTLTTPEAYELTADSVVRAVQRIRSGEVAPGTHTPSSAFGASFVRSLTGVEVQDVQVG from the coding sequence ATGACGTGGATGGTGTACGGCGCGAACGGCTACACCGGGCGGATGGTCGCGGAGCTGGCCGTGCGGCGCGGGGAACGCCCCGTGCTGGCCGGGCGGGCCGCCGACAGGGTCGTGCCCCTGGCCGAGCGGCTCGGGCTGGAGCACCGGGTCTTCGGCCTGGAGGGCTCCCTGGGGGAGCACCTGGCCGGGATCGACACCGTGGCGCACTGCGCCGGACCGTTCTCCGCCACCGCGCTGCCCATGGTGCGCGCGTGCCTGGCCGCCGGCGCCCACTACCTCGACATCACCGGTGAGATCTCGGTCTTCGAGGACCTGGCCCTGCTGTCCCGGGACGCCGAGCGCGCCGGGGCGGTGCTGCTGCCCGGCGCCGGGTTCGACGTGGTGCCCACCGACTGCCTGGCCGCCATGCTGGCCGCCGACCTGCCCGGGGCCACGCACCTGGAGCTCGCGTTCACCGGCATGGCCGGGGCCAGCCCGGGCACGCTCAAGACCATGGTCGAGTCGCTCGGCCAGGGTGGCAAGGCGCGCATCAACGGCGAGCTGCGCACGGTGTCCCCGGCCTGGCGGACGCGCTGGGTGGACTTCCCGCACGGCAGGCGGCAGGTCGTGTCGATCCCGTGGGGCGATGTGAGCACCGCCTACCGCTCCACCGGCATCCCCAACATCGCCTGCTACGCCGACCTGGGCATGCCGCCGCTGCTGTTCCGGGCCCAGCAGCTGTTCACCCCGGTGCTGGGGCTGCCGCCGGTGCGCGCCGCCCTCACCGCGCTGGCCAGCCGGGTGCCCGGGCCCACCGAGCAGGCGCGGGCCAAGGCCAGCACCCAGGTGTGGGGCCGGGTGGTCGACGCGGAGGGCCGGGCCGTCACCCGCACGCTCACCACGCCGGAGGCCTACGAGCTGACCGCGGACTCGGTGGTGCGCGCCGTGCAGCGGATCCGCTCCGGCGAGGTCGCCCCCGGCACGCACACGCCCTCCAGCGCGTTCGGTGCGAGCTTCGTGCGCTCGCTCACCGGCGTCGAGGTGCAGGACGTGCAGGTCGGCTAG
- a CDS encoding peroxiredoxin: MTIEVGSQAPDFTLPDSNKEKVTLSSFRGEKNVLLVFYPFAFSGICTGELCQVRDEIGDYQNDEVQVIGVSVDTPFSLKAWGEKEGYTFPLLSDFWPHGETAKAYGVFNDAAGFATRGTFLIDKTGVVRFAEANGPGEARDQAAWKKALAELVG, translated from the coding sequence ATGACCATCGAGGTCGGTTCGCAGGCCCCGGACTTCACGCTGCCGGACTCGAACAAGGAGAAGGTGACCCTCTCCTCGTTCCGCGGTGAGAAGAACGTCCTGCTGGTGTTCTACCCGTTCGCGTTCAGCGGCATCTGCACGGGCGAGCTGTGCCAGGTCCGCGACGAGATCGGCGACTACCAGAACGACGAGGTCCAGGTCATCGGTGTGTCCGTGGACACCCCTTTCAGTCTGAAGGCCTGGGGTGAGAAGGAGGGCTACACCTTCCCGCTCCTGTCGGACTTCTGGCCGCACGGCGAGACCGCCAAGGCCTACGGCGTGTTCAACGACGCGGCCGGGTTCGCCACCCGCGGCACCTTCCTCATCGACAAGACCGGCGTGGTCCGCTTCGCCGAGGCCAACGGCCCGGGCGAGGCCCGCGACCAGGCCGCGTGGAAGAAGGCGCTGGCCGAGTTGGTCGGCTGA
- a CDS encoding DUF3052 domain-containing protein, producing the protein MVAAEGAEKIGVADKLGIEHDMVVQELGWDEDVDDALRAAVEERCGAELLDEEAQEVIDVVLLWWRDGDGDLTDDLVDAIGPLADEGVIWLLTPKTGRDGYVEPSDIGEAADTAGLSVTSTLAIIADWTATRLVGRSAKKSKS; encoded by the coding sequence GTGGTCGCCGCGGAAGGCGCTGAGAAGATCGGCGTCGCCGACAAGCTGGGCATCGAGCACGACATGGTGGTCCAGGAGCTGGGCTGGGACGAGGACGTCGACGACGCCCTTCGCGCCGCCGTTGAGGAGCGCTGTGGCGCGGAGCTCCTCGATGAGGAGGCCCAGGAGGTCATCGACGTCGTGCTGCTGTGGTGGCGCGACGGTGACGGGGATCTCACCGACGACCTGGTCGACGCGATCGGCCCGCTGGCCGACGAGGGCGTGATCTGGTTGCTCACCCCCAAGACCGGCCGCGACGGCTACGTCGAGCCCAGTGACATCGGCGAGGCCGCCGACACCGCTGGCCTGTCGGTGACCAGCACGCTCGCCATCATCGCGGACTGGACCGCCACCAGACTGGTGGGCCGCTCCGCCAAGAAGTCCAAGAGCTGA
- the aceE gene encoding pyruvate dehydrogenase (acetyl-transferring), homodimeric type: protein MAPQNTGAGTPERVRVIRDGLAAHLPDIDPEETSEWLESFDAVLAGAGQQRARYLMLRLLERARESHVGVPSLTSTDYVNTIPTEREPWFPGDEETERRYRAFIRWNAAVMVHRAQRPGVGVGGHISTYASSAALYEVGFNWFFRGKDHPGGGDQLFIQGHASPGIYARAFLEGRLSAEQLDGFRQELSHAGPGGGLPSYPHPRLMPDFWEFPTVSMGLGPMNAIYQARFNRYLHDRGIKDTSQQRVYAFLGDGETDEPESRGLIHVAAQEGLDNLTFVINCNLQRLDGPVRGNGKIIQELESFFRGAGWNVIKVVWGREWDSLLHADRDGALVNLMNTTPDGDFQTYKANDGAYVREHFFGRDPRTKELVTPYSDQDIWNLKRGGHDYRKVYAAYKAASEHHGQPTVILAKTIKGYGLGPQFEGRNATHQMKKLTLEDLKRFRDTQRIPITDAELERDPYLPPYYHPGQDSAEIQYMLDRRRQLGGGAPARRVTAKPLVLPGDKVYDVIRRGSGKQEVATTMAFVRLVKDLAKDSEIGPRLVPIIPDEARTFGMDSMFPTQKIYNPHGQLYTSVDAKLMLAYKESEKGQILHEGINEAGSTASFTAAGTSYATHGEPMIPIYIFYSMFGFQRTGDGLWAAADQMARGFVLGATAGRTTLTGEGLQHNDGHSQLLAYTNPAVVAYDPGFGYEVAHIVKDGLRRMYGENSEDVFYYLTVYNDPYVQPAEPADLDVEGLLKGLYHYQAAPGQSALRAQILASGVGLPWAVRAQELLAQDWGVQADVWSATSWSELRREAVAIDRQNLLHPEADPAVPYVTQALSQGQGPVVAVSDWMRAVPDLIRPWVPGDMVTLGTDGFGFSDTRPAARRHFLVDAESITVATLAALAKRGEVEQSVVAEAARKYRIDDVQAAGPQTSDSGSA, encoded by the coding sequence TTGGCCCCGCAGAACACCGGCGCTGGCACTCCCGAGCGGGTGCGGGTCATCCGCGACGGTCTGGCCGCCCACCTCCCGGACATCGATCCCGAGGAGACCTCCGAGTGGCTGGAGTCCTTCGACGCCGTCCTGGCGGGCGCGGGCCAGCAGCGTGCCCGGTACCTGATGCTCCGGCTGCTGGAGCGGGCTCGTGAGAGCCACGTCGGCGTACCCTCGCTGACCAGCACGGACTACGTGAACACCATCCCCACCGAGCGCGAGCCCTGGTTCCCCGGTGACGAGGAGACCGAGCGCCGCTACCGCGCCTTCATCCGCTGGAACGCCGCGGTCATGGTGCACCGCGCGCAGCGTCCCGGCGTGGGTGTCGGCGGTCACATCTCGACCTACGCGTCCTCCGCGGCGCTCTACGAGGTCGGCTTCAACTGGTTCTTCCGCGGCAAGGACCACCCGGGCGGCGGTGACCAGCTCTTCATCCAGGGCCACGCCTCCCCCGGCATCTACGCCCGCGCGTTCCTGGAGGGCCGCCTGTCGGCCGAGCAGCTCGACGGCTTCCGCCAGGAGCTCTCGCACGCGGGCCCGGGCGGCGGCCTGCCGTCCTACCCGCACCCCCGGCTGATGCCGGACTTCTGGGAGTTCCCCACGGTGTCCATGGGCCTGGGCCCGATGAACGCCATCTACCAGGCGCGGTTCAACCGCTACCTGCACGACCGGGGCATCAAGGACACCTCCCAGCAGCGGGTCTACGCCTTCCTCGGCGACGGCGAGACCGACGAGCCGGAGTCGCGCGGCCTGATCCACGTCGCGGCGCAGGAGGGTCTGGACAACCTGACCTTCGTCATCAACTGCAACCTGCAGCGGCTCGACGGCCCGGTGCGCGGCAACGGCAAGATCATCCAGGAGCTGGAGTCGTTCTTCCGCGGCGCCGGCTGGAACGTCATCAAGGTCGTCTGGGGCCGCGAGTGGGACTCGCTGCTGCACGCCGACCGCGACGGCGCGCTGGTCAACCTGATGAACACCACGCCGGACGGCGACTTCCAGACGTACAAGGCCAACGACGGCGCCTACGTGCGCGAGCACTTCTTCGGTCGGGACCCCCGCACCAAGGAGCTCGTCACGCCGTACAGCGACCAGGACATCTGGAACCTCAAGCGCGGCGGCCACGACTACCGCAAGGTCTACGCGGCCTACAAGGCGGCCAGTGAGCACCACGGCCAGCCGACGGTCATCCTGGCCAAGACCATCAAGGGCTACGGCCTGGGCCCGCAGTTCGAGGGCCGCAACGCCACGCACCAGATGAAGAAGCTCACGCTCGAGGACCTGAAGCGCTTCCGCGACACCCAGCGCATCCCGATCACCGACGCCGAGCTCGAGCGCGACCCGTACCTGCCGCCGTACTACCACCCCGGCCAGGACTCCGCGGAGATCCAGTACATGCTGGACCGCCGCCGCCAGCTGGGTGGGGGCGCGCCCGCGCGCCGGGTCACGGCCAAGCCGCTGGTACTGCCCGGCGACAAGGTCTACGACGTGATCCGCCGCGGTTCGGGCAAGCAGGAAGTGGCCACCACCATGGCCTTCGTGCGCCTGGTGAAGGACCTCGCCAAGGACTCCGAGATCGGCCCGCGCCTGGTGCCGATCATCCCGGACGAGGCGCGCACGTTCGGCATGGACTCCATGTTCCCGACGCAGAAGATCTACAACCCGCACGGTCAGCTGTACACCTCGGTGGACGCCAAGCTGATGCTCGCCTACAAGGAGAGCGAGAAGGGCCAGATCCTGCACGAGGGGATCAACGAGGCCGGGTCGACCGCGTCGTTCACCGCGGCGGGCACGTCCTACGCCACGCACGGCGAGCCGATGATCCCGATCTACATCTTCTACTCGATGTTCGGGTTCCAGCGCACCGGTGACGGCCTCTGGGCCGCCGCCGACCAGATGGCCCGGGGCTTCGTGCTCGGCGCCACCGCAGGCCGCACCACGCTGACCGGCGAGGGCCTGCAGCACAACGACGGCCACTCGCAGCTGCTGGCCTACACGAACCCGGCCGTGGTCGCCTACGACCCGGGCTTCGGCTACGAGGTGGCGCACATCGTCAAGGACGGTCTGCGCCGCATGTACGGCGAGAACTCCGAGGACGTCTTCTACTACCTCACCGTCTACAACGACCCGTACGTCCAGCCCGCCGAGCCCGCCGACCTGGACGTGGAGGGCCTGCTCAAGGGCCTCTACCACTACCAGGCCGCCCCGGGCCAGAGCGCGCTGCGGGCGCAGATCCTGGCCTCGGGCGTGGGGCTGCCGTGGGCGGTGCGCGCCCAGGAGCTGCTCGCCCAGGACTGGGGTGTGCAGGCGGACGTGTGGTCGGCCACCTCGTGGTCGGAGCTGCGCCGCGAGGCCGTGGCGATCGACCGGCAGAACCTGCTGCACCCGGAGGCGGACCCGGCCGTGCCGTATGTCACGCAGGCGCTGTCCCAGGGCCAGGGCCCGGTCGTGGCCGTGTCCGACTGGATGCGGGCCGTGCCGGACCTCATCCGGCCGTGGGTGCCGGGCGACATGGTGACGCTGGGCACGGACGGCTTCGGCTTCTCCGACACCCGGCCCGCCGCCCGCCGCCACTTCCTGGTGGACGCGGAGTCGATCACCGTCGCCACGCTGGCCGCCCTGGCCAAGCGCGGCGAGGTCGAGCAGTCCGTGGTCGCCGAGGCGGCCCGGAAGTACCGGATCGACGACGTGCAGGCCGCTGGCCCGCAGACCTCGGACTCCGGTTCGGCCTGA
- a CDS encoding phytase, whose translation MRTLLVPLAAALLAAGLPATAAARTEAAVVPVTQSPPFVDDTSGTPANANADDPAIWVHPGEKSASVVLGTLKEGGLAAFDLSGRLLQLVPAPPPPSAGAAPGRFNNVDLLGDLAFVSDRGRDRVRVYRVDRRGAAAGGAVLREVTAAATPRVFSATEAEVDEQRTAYGLAAGTDRGTPLVVASRRHETRLALLTPVSTAGGVSVRQLSTVDLPATFTLPDGKTWSPCAEPGEHPQVEGMVVDSRHRVLYAAQEDVGIWRVPVTARGFGEPELVDRVRGFGVPAKYDPDTEECVADGPDPGFGGKHLAADAEGLTLAGDELIASSQGDSRFVVYDRDEPGRKVLGSFRVGAGRGRDSVEHSDGAAVVTTPLPGYPKGLLVVHDGERRPAVGGLETTGFAYLSWQDVLRRLDG comes from the coding sequence ATGCGCACCCTGCTGGTCCCCCTCGCCGCGGCGCTGCTCGCGGCCGGTCTGCCCGCCACCGCGGCCGCCCGGACCGAAGCCGCCGTCGTGCCCGTCACCCAGTCCCCGCCCTTCGTCGACGACACCAGCGGCACCCCGGCCAACGCCAACGCCGACGACCCGGCCATCTGGGTCCACCCCGGCGAGAAATCCGCCAGCGTCGTGCTGGGCACCCTCAAGGAGGGCGGCCTGGCCGCCTTCGACCTGTCCGGCAGGCTGCTCCAGCTGGTCCCGGCACCCCCGCCGCCCTCGGCGGGCGCCGCGCCGGGCCGGTTCAACAACGTGGACCTGCTCGGCGACCTGGCCTTCGTCAGCGACCGGGGCCGCGACCGGGTGCGGGTCTACCGGGTGGACCGCCGGGGCGCGGCGGCCGGGGGCGCGGTGCTGCGGGAGGTGACCGCGGCGGCCACCCCGCGCGTGTTCAGCGCCACCGAGGCCGAGGTCGACGAGCAGCGCACCGCCTACGGCCTGGCCGCGGGCACCGACCGCGGCACCCCGCTGGTGGTGGCCAGCCGCCGCCACGAGACCCGCCTGGCCCTGCTCACCCCGGTCAGCACGGCCGGGGGCGTCTCGGTCCGGCAGCTGTCCACTGTGGACCTCCCGGCCACGTTCACGCTGCCCGACGGCAAGACCTGGAGCCCGTGCGCCGAACCGGGGGAGCACCCGCAGGTAGAGGGCATGGTGGTCGACTCGAGGCACCGCGTGCTCTACGCGGCCCAGGAGGACGTGGGCATCTGGCGGGTTCCCGTCACCGCGCGCGGGTTCGGCGAGCCCGAGCTGGTCGACCGGGTGCGCGGGTTCGGTGTGCCCGCGAAGTACGACCCGGACACCGAGGAGTGCGTGGCCGACGGCCCGGACCCCGGCTTCGGCGGCAAGCACCTGGCCGCGGACGCGGAGGGCCTGACGCTGGCCGGGGACGAGCTGATCGCCTCCAGCCAGGGTGACTCCCGCTTCGTGGTCTACGACCGGGACGAGCCCGGCAGGAAGGTGCTGGGCAGCTTCCGGGTCGGTGCCGGACGGGGCAGGGACTCCGTGGAGCACTCCGACGGCGCGGCCGTGGTCACCACCCCGCTGCCGGGCTACCCGAAGGGCCTGCTGGTCGTGCACGACGGCGAGCGCAGGCCCGCCGTCGGCGGCCTGGAGACCACCGGCTTCGCCTATCTCAGCTGGCAGGACGTGCTCAGGCGCCTCGACGGCTGA
- a CDS encoding nicotinamide mononucleotide transporter family protein, with protein sequence MEFLLEHGFTFLGQRVSFAELIGQLGALAVVFLAQRRTLWTWPVQVVTAVLLFSVYSSAQLGGLATRQVAVLAIAVYGWWAWTRRRDPVYGIAVRAATTTERLVMVGAMLAGTAAFALVLDYFDASWAPWPDSWIFIGTLVAYAAQALGLVEFWLVWLAVDAVGVPLQLMSGLWFSAAVYVVFAALVIHGWLGWLRTAKARRLTAVDTGV encoded by the coding sequence ATGGAGTTCCTGCTGGAACACGGCTTCACCTTCCTGGGGCAGCGGGTGTCCTTCGCCGAGCTGATCGGCCAGCTGGGCGCCTTGGCCGTCGTGTTCCTCGCCCAGCGCCGCACCCTCTGGACCTGGCCGGTCCAGGTGGTCACCGCCGTGCTGCTGTTCAGCGTGTACAGCTCCGCGCAGCTGGGCGGCCTGGCCACCCGGCAGGTCGCCGTGCTGGCCATCGCGGTCTACGGCTGGTGGGCCTGGACCCGCCGCCGCGACCCCGTCTACGGCATCGCGGTGCGCGCGGCCACCACCACCGAACGCCTGGTCATGGTGGGCGCGATGCTCGCCGGCACGGCCGCCTTCGCCCTGGTCCTGGACTACTTCGACGCCTCCTGGGCGCCCTGGCCGGACTCCTGGATCTTCATCGGCACCCTGGTCGCCTACGCCGCGCAGGCCCTCGGCCTGGTCGAGTTCTGGCTGGTGTGGCTGGCCGTGGACGCGGTCGGCGTGCCGTTGCAGCTGATGTCCGGGCTGTGGTTCTCCGCCGCGGTGTACGTGGTCTTCGCCGCGCTGGTGATCCACGGCTGGCTCGGCTGGCTGCGCACCGCGAAGGCACGCCGACTGACGGCGGTTGACACGGGCGTGTGA
- a CDS encoding M14 family metallopeptidase yields MRRLLALTLLTATAFGTALPVATAAPAPPRTGFETTGGARWTGLDEEQAFLAAVDRASGHTSRTRIGTTVQGRPLDLVRIGSRYAPLTELFICSQHGDEPSGREGCLGKLRDLAFAKPDRRVQYLFVPTANPDGRAADTRGNANGVDINRDHLLLATPEARAIAAVIRDERPHVIHDLHEYGATPRFYDKDVTYLWSRNLNVHDAVHHESETLSTRYAKPHVEKTGQNTGVYGIWTDPETGAPIRQVAGDGQERILRNTSGLKHAAGLLLETKVDPKDAAEQADPALNRRRRVQAQLAALDGTFELGARRSAQLRLAAERSRLGALAGRGPVYFGGADNEPAKPEDTEKTPACGYRLTDAQYAQHEEVLALHGLWSVPVPGGRLVPRHQEGGRLVPLLLDERADHGLVKAVALPHCV; encoded by the coding sequence GTGCGTCGACTACTCGCTCTCACCCTGCTGACCGCCACCGCCTTCGGGACCGCGCTCCCGGTGGCGACCGCCGCGCCCGCCCCGCCCCGCACCGGTTTCGAGACCACCGGCGGGGCGCGGTGGACCGGCCTCGACGAGGAACAGGCGTTCCTGGCCGCCGTGGACCGCGCCAGCGGCCACACCAGCCGCACCCGCATCGGCACCACGGTGCAGGGCCGTCCGCTCGACCTGGTGCGGATCGGGTCCCGGTACGCGCCGCTGACCGAGCTGTTCATCTGCTCCCAGCACGGCGACGAGCCCAGCGGCCGCGAGGGCTGCCTGGGCAAGCTGCGCGACCTGGCCTTCGCCAAGCCGGACCGGCGGGTCCAGTACCTGTTCGTGCCCACGGCCAACCCGGACGGCCGGGCCGCGGACACCCGGGGCAACGCCAACGGCGTGGACATCAACCGCGACCACCTGCTGCTGGCCACCCCGGAGGCCCGCGCGATCGCCGCGGTGATCCGGGACGAGCGCCCGCACGTCATCCACGACCTGCACGAGTACGGCGCGACCCCGAGGTTCTACGACAAGGACGTGACCTACCTGTGGTCGCGCAACCTCAACGTGCACGACGCGGTGCACCACGAGTCGGAGACCCTGTCCACGCGCTACGCCAAGCCGCACGTGGAGAAGACCGGCCAGAACACCGGCGTGTACGGCATCTGGACCGACCCGGAGACCGGGGCGCCGATCCGGCAGGTGGCCGGGGACGGCCAGGAGCGCATCCTGCGCAACACCTCCGGCCTCAAGCACGCGGCGGGCCTGCTGCTGGAGACCAAGGTCGACCCGAAGGACGCCGCCGAGCAGGCCGACCCGGCACTGAACAGGCGGCGCCGCGTGCAGGCCCAGCTGGCCGCCCTGGACGGCACGTTCGAGCTGGGCGCGCGGCGTTCGGCCCAGCTGCGCCTGGCGGCCGAGCGGAGCCGGTTGGGGGCCTTGGCGGGGCGGGGGCCGGTGTACTTCGGCGGGGCGGACAACGAGCCCGCCAAGCCCGAGGACACCGAGAAGACCCCGGCCTGCGGCTACCGGCTCACCGACGCGCAGTACGCCCAGCACGAGGAGGTGCTCGCGCTGCACGGCCTGTGGTCGGTGCCGGTGCCCGGCGGACGGCTCGTGCCCCGGCACCAGGAGGGCGGGCGGCTGGTCCCGCTGCTGCTGGACGAGCGCGCCGACCACGGCCTGGTGAAGGCCGTGGCCCTGCCGCACTGCGTCTGA